The Vibrio aerogenes nucleotide sequence TATATACAGAATGCTCAACTATAACTATGTTTGTCTCATTAGTGAAGCATATACCGTATTTATTGATTCATAACAGCAACCAGGAAGATCTGTTTCGTTATGATTGATTCTATTTCATCAACGTTAACGGATAAAGCTAGTGCTTAACAAGATTCATACATACATTGTGCAAAATGCAGCATCATTTTTGCGATCTCCGATTCATTTAATCCCTAATTTCTTGCAACGTCAGTTACTTTTAGATGGATTGAACATGGTTTTTAAAGAAGCACTGGAAGACGGCGATTTTGAATTTCTGGAAAATAAGTGGCTGAAAGTTGAAGTGAAAGATCTGGATGTTTTCTGGATGATTAGTTTTGATGGCACTCGTTTTGTTGTCTCTGATCAGCCCATCTCTGAGGGAATTGCTGCTGACGCAAACTTCCGGGGAAATCTGAATGACTTTATTTTAATTGCCGGGCGTAAAGAAGACCCGGATACCCTATTTTTTCAGAGAAGACTGGTGATTGAAGGTGATACTGAGTTTGGGCTGGAAGTGAAAAACGTCATTGATGGTGTTGATTTGGATACCCTTCCGGCAATTTTAAAAACTTTATTGGGGCAATTATCTGATTTCGTGTATAAAGGGGTCCGATCAGGTCAACAGCACAGTGAAGGAATTGATCATGTTAATACGTACAGAGGCTCCGGCGGACATCTTACCAATTGATCGTTTGCTGCGTTCATTGCCCGGGAAAGCGCAGGATGCAGATATCGTATCTGCTGCAAGAGAGCAGGGGTTGATTACACTCTCTCTTGTTGCCTGTCAGGATGATGGTGAAATTATAGGTTATGCACTGTTTACCCCGCTTCAGGAGAACGGGCATTATCAGAACTGGCAATATCTGGCTTTACTGGTTGTTCATCCGGAATTTGTTCAGGCTGAAAAAATCCTGATAGAGGATGGTCTGAATATGTTATTAGAGCTGGGTTATCCTGCCTGTACCGCATATGGTGATTCTGAGCTCTACCGTACTTTTGGTTTTGTTCCCGCCTCTCATTTTGATTTAAATACATCCGGTTCGATTGAGCCAGATAATCTGCTGATTTTTGAACTGGCAGAGGGAGTGGCTCAACAGAGTGATGAACTGATCGAGATGCAGAACCCGGTGACATTGCGTCATATTCTGAACTGAGCACTTCTTCTTGTCTGTGAATTTTGTTAGGATTTGCCCTGAATAATGTCAGGAATATCAATATGAGCTTTCGTCAGCAGGATTACCTTCAGGAAATGGGGATCCAGCGGTGGATATTACACCGGCCACAACTTGTTCATGGTGTGTCATCACAGACAGTCGATCTGGAAGATTCATGTCAGTTGCTGATAGTCAGCCCTGTATTACCTGAAGGAAAGTTTGCCACTTTATTTGAGAAAGTATTGAAAAGTTTCTCTGTTGCGGCAGATGAATCTATGTATATCCATCCCGAAAATTTACATCGTCTTGGTAAACATGCTCTGAAATGGGTATGGTTTGCCGGGTGTCAGCCTGTTGAAGGCATCGCGCCCAGACAGTTAGTTTCCCCGTTACTCAGCCTGATTGAAGGGAACCCGCTTCACCGGAGAGAGTTATGGCGTCAGATCTGTGCTTATCAGGAATCCGATGTATGAAGACTCAGATTGTTCCGGTTGAGTCCCGGCACCTTGCTCGTATCATCGCCATTGAATCCCGTGCTCATCAATTTCCCTGGAAAGATGCCATGCTGCAAAACCTTGAAGGCCGCGGAGCCTTTAATTTTGCGCTGTTGGTCAATGATGAGGTGATTGGTTATTTTTATGCGCAGAATATTGTTGGGGAAGTCACATTACTCAATATTGCAGTCGATCCTGATTATCAGGGAAAAAGATACGGCGAGCGTTTGATGCGCTATTTTCTTGACTATTGTGAAGTGCAGAAGGCCGAGAGTGTCTGGCTTGAAGTCCGGGAAAGCAATTTATCTGCTTATGCGCTCTATCTTAAATTTGATTTCCATGAGGTCGATCGACGGGTTGGCTATTATCCGGCCCGTCAGGGCCGGGAAGATGCGCTGATCATGAGTTATTTTTTCTGAAGCACACTCAGTTATCTGAGTGTTCTGATTCTTCCGGAGCACTTCCGGTATTTTTCTTTTTGGTCAATCTTTCTTTTTGAGCAATCAGGGACACGTTTTTTCATCCCCGTCAGGATATAAGTTGTATACCCCATCAACTCTCGCTGAACATGCGTCATGCGATCACCTGGGGATATTAAATATTGTTTCTGAGATGAAAAGGTCTGATGTGAAAAGATCCGGCAGGAAAAAACAAAAACGTTTGCCAATCATTGTTGCCACTCTGTTTTTTATGGTCATTGTTGGCTTGATTATGATTTTGGCAGCTCAAAGTCATGCGCCCCTTCAGCCAGTGAAACCTGGGTATCAGCCGGTGACTGTGTTTGAAGCAACAGCCCGCAGTTATCGTCCCGTGCTGACTTTGTTTGGTACAACTTTTCCCCGCTGGCAGTCTGAGGTGAAAGCTCAGACGACCGGTCAGGTGACATGGCTGGATGTTGATGCTGAACCCGGCGTACTGGTACCTGAATCACAGACTCTCGTCCGGCTTGAGACGACAGCACTGCAAGCTGGTGTTGCCAGTGCCCATAGTGCGGTGAAACAGGCCGAACTGGCTCTGGAGCGTGAGCAACATGAACAGACCGTGGCTGTAAAAATGCTTTCATCAGACAAAGCGCCTGCATATGCCCGGCGGATCCCCCAGCTGGCAGCTGCAAAAGCCGGTTTGTTGCAGGCAGAAAAATTGTACACCAATGCCAGAAAGCAGTTGAATGATGCTGTGATCAAAGCGCCGTTCGATGCCATTATTTTGTCCCGGCAGGTGAATCCGTCTCAGTATGTTGAGCGTGGACAAACTGTGTTTGAAATTGCCGCCAGTCATGTGCTGGATATCAAAGTACCTGTGCCGGAGCGAGACTGGCGGCGGCTGCAACAAGTTTTACCACTGGCGAAAATTGAAATCGCCAGTCAGCATCATCGCTGGCCGGCAAGTTTCCGCTATCTTTCTCCGCAACTGGATCGTGTAACCCGGCAACGGCAACTGATTCTGACTGTATCAAAGCCTTTTGATAAAAGCCCGCAACTTCTGTTGCATCAACAGGTGCGGGTTTATGTTCAACTGGCTGTTTCTCCGGTTGCGATGAGAATTCCGGCGACTGCACTGACCCGTGATGGTCAGGTATGGACAGTCAATACGGATAACCGCCTGGTCCGGGAAGATGTCACATTGCTGGAGGAACAAAAACGCTGGGTTTGGGTTGTCTTTTCCGGTGAGCCACAACGTATCAGGCATGTTGTCGTCTATCCCCTGATTTCTATGTTGCCCGGACAAGAAGTCATGCCTGAAACTTCTCAGGTGGAGGATGTCCAATGAAAACATTGACCCGGTGGTTCATTGATAATCCGGTGGCAGCCAACCTGATCATGGTCGCAGTGATTGCTGCTGGAATATTGTCATTCTATCAGCTCAGGGTGGAATCTTTTCCCCAGATAGCGCCTTCAGGACTCACTATTGAAGTGGTTTATCCCGGCGGAACGGCCAGACAAATCGATCAGGTAGTGACGCAGCGGATTGAAGAAGCCATCAGTGATATCGCGGGTATTAAACGGATTGTCAGTCAGTCGAAGGAAGGGATTTCGCTTGTCAGGGTCAGAAAAACAACCACGACTGATTTAAATCAGCTGATTGAAGAGGTTCGGAACCGGGTGAATGCAATGACAAACCTGCCGTTGATGGCTGAACGTCCGTTGGTCAGCCGGGATGAATTTACCAATCTTGCTGCATTTGTGGTGGTTTCCGGCCCTGAGTCTGATACAGCATTACAACCTGTTGCCCGAAGTATTGAGCAGGCGTTAAAAAAGAATCCCAAAATATCTGAGGTTGAAAACTGGGGCAGACGCCAGCCTCTGCTGGTCATTGAGCCAGATACAGAAAAGCTGCGGGAAACCGGCCTGAGTCCGGGTGAGCTTGCCGGGAAAATACAACGGATGTCACTGGAGTCCCGAAGTGGCTTTTTAAAAAGCAACCGGGGCAAAATGATCCTGAAGGGAGATGGGTATGCCGATGACTTGATCAAACTGAAGCACCTGGTGATTTCGTCTTCTCCTGAAGGACAGCTTACATTGAGTGATGTGGCTTCGGTTAAGCGTGATTATGCGGTGACGGATTCCATTGTCAGAAATAATGGGCAGAATGCGATTGCTTTGCTGGTGAGTACCAGCCAGCGGGATAATCTGCTGGAGGTCAGTCAGGCAATTCATCATACCTTAGCGCTCGAACAGCGGCGGCTGCCTGATCAGGTTCAGGTATCAGTGATGGCAGATATGGCGCCCTATATCCAGGATCAGTTGCATCGGTTAGGGAGTAATGCATTTCAGGGATTACTGATTGTGCTGGTGTTACTTGGACTATTTTTAAATCTGAGAATGGCTTTTTGGGTCGGGGCCGGGATTCCATTTGCGTTATGTGGCACGCTCGCGGCGATGAACTGGCTGGATAACAGTATAAACGATATCACTCTGTTTGGTTTCATTCTTGTACTCGGTATTCTTGTGGATGATGCGGTGGTTGTTGGTGAAGGTATTTATTCTGCCCGGCGGCGTTATTCCAATCCGGCAAAGGCTGCATTACATGGTGTTCATTCTGTTTCTGTTGCCACGATTTTTGGTGTTTTGACGACTATCGCTGCATTTTCTCCGATGTTGTGGATCAAAAATGATCTGGCCCGGCTACTGGCTGGTTTTTCCTCCGTGGTTATTTTTGCACTGTTATTCTCACTCATCGAAAGTAAGTTTATTTTACCTTCCCATCTGGGCAATGAGCGGCATCGGTTGCCGGAGATGAAATGGCTGGTCAGGATACAAAACTATTGTCAGCAAGGTTTGGTGGTTTTTAATCAGAAGATTTACCGCCCGTGTCTGATCAAAGCACTCAAGTATCCGGTGACGACGCTGCTCGGATTATTTGCTCTGGTGGTTCTGGCTTATGGATTGTGGGCAACGAATGTTATTCGCAGTGGCGTATTTCCTGAAATTCCTGGTCGGTATATCTCTGCTAAAGTGGCTTTGCAGGAAGGTGCATCTTTGCCATTACAAAAAAAAGTGATGTCATATCTTGAGCAGACAGCACTGACCCTGAATCAGACGTTGCAGACACAATACTCGCTTGAAGCGAAGCCAATCACCAACCTGCTCGCATGGTCGGATGGAGAGGGATATGTTGAGGTAACAGCTGAACTGACACAAGAAGCTTTGACGACGCTGCCCGCTAACCGTATTTTGGATCAATGGCGGCGCGAATCCGGCCGGATTGAGGGGGCTTATTCAGTGCGTTTCTCTGCTGCTGATGAGCCCGCAGGCGGAACGTCTGTTGCCGTCATATCACAAGATCGGGAACTGGCCATACAGGCAGTACAGGCATTGAAACCTGTATTAGCCGGTTTGCCGGGCGTCTCTGATATCTATGATGATGGCAATGGCGGGCAATTTCAGGCGCGTCTGAAACTGAATGAATCCGGTTATCTGGCAGGGATGACTCAAGCTGATCTGGCTCGTCTGGCCGGGGAGGATTTTGGTCAGAAGGAACTCTACCGCTTATTGGATCATGGTCAGGAAATTAAGGTGGTGATGCATTATCCAGAGCGCCTGAAACAGACCACCAAACAGCTGCTGAGTTCAGCGGTGATTTTACCTGATGGTCAGTCTGTTGCCCTCGGAGATATTGCCACGTTGTCTTTTGAGCGGACGCCGGAAACAATCTACCGGCGTCATCGTGAGCAGGTGGTGAATTTACACTGGAAACAGAACCGGGATATTCAGTCGCCGGAACAAACAATTCAGCAGTTGTCTGTGGTGATCAGGCACACAGAGGAACGTTATCCGGGGGTGACGATTCAGGCTTCTGGTGAGTTTGAAGAAATCGGCGAGGTACAGTCGGGTTTTCGTTCTGCATTGATGATTACAGTGCTGCTTATTTACATACTGCTGGCTGTTCCCCTGAAATCCTACTGGCAGCCGTTACTGATCATGTCTGTGATTCCGTTTGGTTTTGCCGGGGCAATCTTCGGACATTTCCTGATGGATATACAAATCAGTGTGTTATCGATGTTTGGTATGTTGGCTATGGCGGGGATTGTCATCAATGATTCTCTTGTACTGATGACCCGGTTTAATCAGTATTATCGTGCGGGCATGCCGTTGGCCCGCTCGTTGATTGTGACGGGAACCAGCCGTTTCCGGGCGGTATTTCTGACCACAGTTACAACGGTTTGTGGTTTGCTGCCGTTATTCAATGAACAGGCAGAACAGGCTCAGTATCTTAAACCCGCAGCTGTTTCTTTAGTCTTTGGGGAATTGTTTGCTACAGGCGTAACATTGATACTGATTCCTGTGCTTTTAGGCATATTTACCCCCAGGATAAAGTGATTTGCCTGAGCCCGGATTGTCTTTTTAAAAAGGTTGTCCGGGTTAAAGGTGGTGTGTCATTGATTTTATTCAGTCTGGCTTGCATAGTTAACGGATAATCTGAGATCATTTTTCGCTGGTGGGTATGTCTGAGTTCTCTGGTCATCCTTATATTCTGGTCCCTGAATTTGCTTTATTGTCGTCTTTACCGGCGCATCAGGTAAAGCGTTTTGAGACAGCTCTTGCCCTGATGCACAGCGAGTCTGGTCAGCAGCTTTGCTGGGAGCAAATTGCTGAACAGAGCGCGATTTCCCCTTATCATTTTCATCGTCAGTTTACTCAGGTGTTTCACGAAACTCCCGGTCAGTATCTGAGCCGGGTGCGATTGCAGCGTGCGGTGTCTTTGTTATTAAGTTCTCCCGGACAAAAAATTACTGAAGTTGCTTTTGCCACCGGATATTCATCATCTCAGGCTTTGGCGAAAGTCATCAAAAGAGAGTTGGGTTTAACCGCCAGAGCTGTGCGACAACTGGCAAAGACCGGGACACCGGATGAAACGGCAGCGTTATTATCAAGGTTATCTCATCCTGCCGGGTCGGATTCCTCCGAATATCAGATGGCGTACGACTTACCTTGTGAGCGGATCTGGTATCCGGCCAGACATATCAGGAAACAGCACAGACCCGACTTTGACTGGGATGAGATTATACAAAACTGGCAGCCATCCTGTCGGAAACTGTGTTGTGTTACACCCATCGCTGATTTGGAGCGTCCATGGCAGGAAATGCGCTATACCGCCGGAGTGATTCAGGAATCCGGGATTTCTTCTGATATCACTTTGCCTGAAGGCGATTATTTTTGTGCTTTGGTTTGCCTGACTTCAGATGTTGCTTATATTGCCGCGATTGAAAGCTTGTTTGAGCAGGCTGCCTCATATGGATACAAAATCGATGAGGGTGGCTGCTTGATTGAACAGGTTATTGAAGTCGAACCCGGAGAACTGGGTCGCGTGACCTTCATGTTTCAGTGTTTGTTGAAATAGTACATGCTCAGATATTCAGCAGGATGAATCGTCAGATGATTCGGTTTTTTACTTTTGGCAGGAGAAACGACAGACACAGAATCACCGGGCACAATCGATTGTTTCTTGAGTCAAGATCAGCGAGAATAGCGGCCAGTTAAGATGACGGTAACGGATTTGTCAGGCAAAAATCGAGCAGAAGCTTGAAGCTGAGTGTGAATGCATACATACATTCAGCGTAATCCGTCTACCAAAACAATCCGTTCAGCAAAGATAAGATGTTTCAATGGCAGACCAAAATTTCCTCAATGAAGTGAATAAGCGACGTACGTTCGCGATTATTTCCCACCCGGATGCGGGTAAAACAACCATTACTGAAAAAGTGCTTTTATTTGGACAGGCGATTCAGCAGGCCGGTACAGTCAAGGGTCGTGGCTCAAATCAGCATGCTAAATCTGACTGGATGGATATGGAAAAAGAGCGGGGGATTTCAATTACGACGTCCGTGATGCAGTTTCCGTATCATGAATGCCTGGTAAATTTACTGGACACGCCGGGACACGAAGACTTTTCTGAGGATACTTACCGGACATTAACTGCTGTGGACTCTTGTCTGATGGTGATAGATGCCGCCAAAGGGGTAGAAGACCGGACCCGTAAATTAATGGAAGTCACCCGTCTGCGTGATACGCCTATTTTGACGTTCATGAACAAACTTGACCGGGATATCAGAGATCCGATGGAATTACTGGATGAAGTCGAAAGTGAACTGAATATTCTTTGTGCGCCGGTGACCTGGCCGATCGGATGTGGTAAAGAGTTTAAAGGGGTTTATCATCTTCATCGCGATGAAACCATTCTCTACAGCACCGGGCAGGGACATATGATTCAGGATGTCCGGATCATTAAGGGACTTGACAATTCAGAGCTGGATGAAGCTGTAGGTGAATCTCTGGCACTGCAGTTGAGAGAGGAGCTGGAGCTGGTCGTTGGTGCATCCAATGAGTTTGATGAAGAGTTATTTCTGCAAGGCGAACTGACGCCGGTATTCTTCGGCACGGCTTTGGGTAACTTTGGTGTCGATCATATGCTGGATGGTTTAACCGAGTGGGCGCCGTCACCGATGCCACGTCAGGCAAACGAGCGAAACGTTGAAGCGCAGGAAGAGAAATTCTCTGGTTTCGTTTTTAAGATTCAGGCGAATATGGATCCGAAACACCGTGACCGGATTGCCTTTATGCGGGTTGTATCCGGTACTTACAGCCAGGGAATGAAGATGAATCATGTCCGCATTGGCAAACAGGTCAGTATCTCTGATGCCGTGACTTTTATGGCGGGAGATCGTGCCCGTGCCGAGCATGCATATGCCGGGGATATTATCGGGCTGCATAATCACGGTACGATCCAGATTGGCGATACATTTACTCAGGGCGAAACGTTAAAGTTTGCGGGCATTCCGAACTTCGCACCGGAGTTGTTCCGCCGGATACGTCTGAAGGATCCGCTGAAACAAAAGCAATTGCTGAAAGGATTAGTTCAGCTTTCTGAAGAAGGTGCTGTGCAGGTATTCCGTCCACTGCAAAATAACGATCTGATTGTTGGCGCGGTGGGTGTGCTTCAGTTTGATGTTGTCGTGGCCCGGCTGAAATCTGAATATAACGTTGAAGCGATCTATGAAAGTGTCAATGTTGCGACTGCAAGATGGGTTGAATGTGATGATGTGAAGATGTTTGATGAGTTCCAGCGTAAGAATCAGTCACATCTGGCCCTCGATGGCGGGGATAATCTGACCTATATTGCGCCAACCATGGTGAATCTGAATCTGGCTCAGGAACGTTTTCCGGATGTTGATTTCCGGGCAACCAGAGAGCATTAAGTAAAACGGGATTGACCTGTTTCAGTCTGATGAAAAAATCCCACGCAGTGTCGTGGGATTTTTTATGATGACTATTTTTTTCTTTTGGTGCTTTTTTTCCCCGTTTTCTTCGCGGGACTGGCTTTTGTCTTCTTTTTCTTTTTAAACACCGGTTTTTTATGCTGAGGACGTAGTCCGTCGACAAAACGCTCTTTAATCTCTTCTTTTTGATAACGGCAGATCCGGTCCATCATCGGCTGATCGTGAGCTTCAACCAGCGAAATTGCGGTCCCTTTCTTTCCGGCCCGTGCAGTTCTGCCAATTCGGTGAACAAAAACATCAGCCGATCTGGGTAAATCATAATTAATCACATGGCTGATATCCGGGATATCAATACCTCTGGCTGCAACATCTGTTGCCAGCAGGACATTGACACTTCCGTCTCTGAAACGTGTAATGGCATTGTTACGTCTGTCCTGAGGCATTTCACCCTGCAGCCATGCACACTCGATGGATGCTTTTTCCAGCATACCTCTCAGCTCAGCCAGGCGTTCGCGGGTTTTGATAAAGACAATCGCTTTTTGCGATTGTTCAGCAAGGATATGTTTGAGCAGCTCCACTTTATGTGGCAGATCATCCGCTCTGTAATACCATTGAGTAATCTTTTTTCTTTCCCGGCGGGAAGGGTCGCTTTGCACAATCTGTGGATCTTTTAACAACCGGGCTGAAAAGTTTTCTACGCCGTGGCCTTCCAATGTGGCTGAAAAGAGAAGAGATTGCTTTCTCCAGCGACATTCTGCTGAAAGGCGTTCAACAACCGGACCGAATCCCATATCCAGCATTCGGTCAGCCTCATCAAGTATCAGCCATTCAATAGCCCGGCAGTCAAATGTTTCTGACTCGATGTATTCCATCAGTCGCCCGGGAGTAGCAACCACAATATCCTGCGTTGCAGCCAGTAAGTCAGCATGTTCCTGATACTGAACGCCACCTGTGATGCTGAATATTTGTAACCGGGTATATTTTGCCAGTGATTTCACCTGTTCCGTGACCTGCATTGCCAGTTCACGTGTTGGGGTGAGAATCAGAATACGTGCCGGTCCTGGCTTCTTACGGGGAAAATCCAGTAAATACTGAATGGCAGGCAGTGCAAAAGCAGCTGTTTTACCGGTGCCGGTTGGTGCTGATGCCAGTACATCGTTACCATCTAAGGCAACTGGTATTGCAGAAGCCTGTATTTGCGTCGGTTTGGAAAAACCCATTTCTTCAAGAGACTGAAGAAGTACCGGGTCCAGATCTAAATCTGCAAAATCTCTGATCACTGCTATGTCTCCACTGATCGCCATTGGGGCAAAATAAGGGGCGGTATTATACCCAAATTCTGTCAGGATGCGAGTTTGAAAGTTTTTGCCTACTCACTATATATCCGGGGGCATCTGGATATATCAGGTGATTTATTATATCTGAATCTCTTTCATCCCAATATAAACAAACAGGCTCTGGAGATGATAACCTCTTATCCGGGAGTTTCTCTGAGGATTGATGACAGAGTAATACAATCACAGGTAGTCTGAAACGCTACATTTTCAGATAAAAGTCTTTGGTCAGAAGAACAAAATCATCACTGTAGTGCTGATTATCGCGGATGATCAGTGTTGTTTTTTCACATGAGCTGACAGGTGCCGGACTGAATTCCATTAAAAGGCGGTGACAGGGTTTATGAATCGTGGGTTGAACGGCACAATACCGGGACAGAGACCACCCGCAATTCAGCGCAGTTTGAATGAATAATTCCCCTTCATTTACCGGCAGAATAAAACTGGCCTTTCCGGATGAAGTCAGCAGAGTATGGCAGACCTGCAGTAATTGCTGATGAGATAAGTCTATCGTGTGGCGGGCTGTTGCTCTTGAGGAAACCGAAGCCGTTTGCCCGCTGTTAAAGTAAGGTGGATTGCAGATGATGGCATCAAATTTGTGGCTTGTCTGGCAGGTCAGTACATCCTGATGTTTGATCTGAATCCTTGCTTGCCAGGGTGACTGCTGAAAGTTCATCGTGGCAGATTGTATTGCCTCGCTGTCAATATCGATCGCGGTTATTTCTGCCTCAGAAAATCGCTGAGCACACATCAATGCCAGTATGCCCGTCCCTGTTCCTATATCCAGAATTTGTGGCGGAATCGCGGGGTTCAGAGATGAAGGCTTCCGGCTCCATGCGCCAAGAATGACACTATCTGTACTGACCGGCATTCCGCAATTTCCTGTGGTGAGTGAAAATTGTTTGAAAGAGAAAGTCTTCAGTTTGTTTTGTTTATTCATAACAACCATGCCCTGTTCAACCGGGGCAGATTGAACCATATGATCTCGTCAGAGTAAAAGAAAAACAGGTAAAAAAAACGTGTATAAAGTGATAGTTGTGTTTGTTTATTTTTGATCTTATGTTGGTTTTTTGTTCTAGTAAAAATGATTTTACATAATCTTTTTGACTATTTTTGCTTGGTTTATTGATTATTTTATGCTGTTTCTTCATGATCGTCCTCTTCACCGGGAGATTATCTTCCGGGAACAAACACAACATGCAAAATAATGATTAAGGGCGTTCTGTGAAACAGACATTAAAACTATCCGATATTATTGCGGTCGGCTTCATGCTGTTCGCTTTCTTTCTGGGTGCCGGGAATATTATTTTTCCACCTTTGGCCGGACAACTTGCCGGAGAGCATGTTCTTCCGGCGATGGGCGGTTTTCTCCTGACTGCTGTCGGGCTTCCTCTGGTTTCAATTATCGCGGTTGCTTTGGCGGGTGGAACATGGGAA carries:
- a CDS encoding tRNA1(Val) (adenine(37)-N6)-methyltransferase, translated to MVQSAPVEQGMVVMNKQNKLKTFSFKQFSLTTGNCGMPVSTDSVILGAWSRKPSSLNPAIPPQILDIGTGTGILALMCAQRFSEAEITAIDIDSEAIQSATMNFQQSPWQARIQIKHQDVLTCQTSHKFDAIICNPPYFNSGQTASVSSRATARHTIDLSHQQLLQVCHTLLTSSGKASFILPVNEGELFIQTALNCGWSLSRYCAVQPTIHKPCHRLLMEFSPAPVSSCEKTTLIIRDNQHYSDDFVLLTKDFYLKM